One Anser cygnoides isolate HZ-2024a breed goose chromosome 6, Taihu_goose_T2T_genome, whole genome shotgun sequence genomic region harbors:
- the STK16 gene encoding serine/threonine-protein kinase 16 isoform X1 has product MGQALCVCSRATVSLGGARYLLLHRLAEGGFSCVDLVEGLRDGRLYALKRIVCHDGEDRQAALREAEMHGLVRHPNVLRLEAHCLVEKGAKHEAWLLLPYVKGGTLWGEVEALREKGAFMPEQRVLLILHGICCGLQAIHSKGYAHRDLKPTNVLLDEDDRPVLMDLGSMNRARIEVTSSREAVAVQDWAAQRCTISYRAPELFTVPSQCVIDERTDIWSLGCVLYCMMFGEGPYDMVFQKGDSVALAVQNPIAVPPSSRYSAALRRLLSSMMTVNPQERPSIDEVLQQLEGLQPAPAGQVTTCI; this is encoded by the exons ATGGGGCAGGCGCTGTGCGTGTGCTCGCGCGCCACCGTCAGCCTCGGGGGCGCGCGCTACCTGCTGCTGCACCGCCTGGCGGAGGg GGGCTTCAGCTGCGTGGACCTGGTGGAGGGGCTGCGTGACGGGCGGCTGTACGCCCTGAAGCGCATCGTGTGCCACGACGGGGAGGACCGGCAGGCCGCCCTGCGCGAGGCGGAGATGCACGGCCTCGTGCGGCACCCCAACGTCCTGCGGCTGGAGGCCCACTGCCTGGTGGAGAAGGGCGCCAAGCACGaggcctggctgctgctgccctacgTCAAG GGGGGGACCCTCTGGGGCGAGGTGGAGGCGCTGCGAGAGAAAGGGGCCTTCATGCCGGAGCAGCGCgtcctcctcatcctccacGGCATCTGCTGCGGGCTGCAGGCCATCCACAGCAAGGGCTACGCGCACAG GGACCTCAAACCCACCAACGTGCTGCTGGATGAGGACGACCGGCCCGTGCTGATGGACCTGGGCTCCATGAACCGGGCCCGCATCGAAGTCACCAGCTCCCGGGAGGCCGTGGCCGTGCAG gACTGGGCCGCCCAGCGCTGCACCATCTCCTACCGAGCCCCGGAGCTCTTCACGGTGCCCAGCCAGTGCGTCATAGACGAGCGCACGGATATTTGG TCCCTAGGCTGCGTGCTGTACTGCATGATGTTCGGGGAGGGCCCCTACGACATGGTCTTCCAGAAGGGTGACAGCGTTGCTCTGGCGGTGCAGAACCCCATCGCCGTGCCCCCATCTTCCAG GTACTCGGCCGCCCTGCGCCGCCTGCTCTCCTCCATGATGACGGTGAACCCCCAGGAGCGGCCCAGCATCGACgaggtcctgcagcagctggaggggctgcagcccgCGCCGGCCGGCCAGGTCACCACGTGCATCTGA
- the GLB1L gene encoding beta-galactosidase-1-like protein isoform X1: MGLPGLALLLAAGLLHAQPTAPPRSFQLDYEQDCFRKDGAPFRYVSGSIHYARVPRPAWRDRLLKMYMSGLNAVQVYVPWNYHEPLPGVYDFSGDRDVEAFLDLTAELGLLVILRPGPYICAEWEMGGLPAWLLWKSDIVLRSSDPAFLAAVDSWLHVLLPKIKPRLYQHGGNIISVQVENEYGSYYACDYDYLRHLLGSFRALLGGEALLFTTDGARAEELRCGTLQGLYATVDFGPDSNVTEAFGAQRSIEPRGPLVNSEYYTGWLDYWGGAHASTSAAQVARGLADMLRLGANVNMYMFHGGTNFAYWSGADLKAQYKPVTTSYDYDAPLSEAGDPTEKLFAIRTVISKFQPLPVGPMPPATPKYAYGRVDLHKHADLLDVLHVLSPSGPIRSQFPLTFEAIKQAHGFVLYHTQLPRDVPAPAPLSAPPHGVRDRGYVMLQKEYQGTLERDGQTTLRVTGRAGDALDVLVENMGRLSFGANFSDFKGLLGNLSLDSSPLSTWLIYPLAIDAAVQQGWPHAALPQSSGRGRSGPAFYTGTFETPGIAWDTFVKFPGWSKGQLWINGFNLGRYWPRRGPQQTLFVPGSVLRVGCPNNITVLELEGAPSTPFLLFLDQPLLNKTLSPSTWTAE, from the exons ATGGGGCTGCCGGGCCtcgccctgctgctggctgcggggctgctgcaCGCCCAG CCCaccgccccgccgcgctcctTCCAGCTGGACTACGAGCAGGACTGCTTCCGCAAGGACGGCGCCCCTTTTCGCTACGTCTCGGGCAGCATCCACTACGCCCGCGTCCCGCGCCCCGCCTGGCGCGACCGGCTGCTCAAGATGTACATGAGCGGGCTCAACGCCGTGCAGGT CTACGTGCCCTGGAACTACCACGAGCCGCTGCCGGGGGTGTACGACTTCTCCGGGGACCGGGACGTGGAAGCTTTCCTGGACCTGACAGCGGAGCTGGGGCTCCTGGTGATCCTGCGGCCGGGGCCCTACATCTGTGCCGAGTGGGAGATG GGCGGcctgcctgcctggctgctgtggAAATCAGACATCGTCCTGCGCTCCTCCGACCCCG CCTTCCTGGCAGCCGTCGACTCCTGGCTCCACGTCCTGCTCCCCAAGATCAAGCCTCGGCTCTACCAGCACGGGGGGAACATCATCAGCGTGCAG GTGGAGAACGAATACGGGAGCTACTACGCCTGCGACTACGACTACCTGCGGCACCTGCTGGGCTCCTTCCGAGCGCTGCTGGGCGGCGAGGCGCTGCTCTTCACCACCGACGGCGCGCGGGCGGAGGAGCTGCGTTGCGGCACCCTGCAGGGGCTCTACGCCACCGTCGACTTCGGGCCAG ACTCCAACGTGACGGAGGCGTTCGGCGCGCAGCGCAGCATCGAGCCGAGGGGGCCCCTG GTGAACTCCGAGTACTACACGGGCTGGCTGGACTACTGGGGGGGCGCGCACGCCAGCACCAGCGCCGCGCAGGTGGCCCGGGGGCTCGCCGACATGCTGCGGCTGGGAGCCAATGTCAACAT GTACATGTTCCACGGGGGCACCAACTTCGCCTACTGGAGCG GTGCTGACTTAAAGGCCCAGTACAAACCAGTGACCACCAGTTACGACTACGATGCACCACTCTCAGAGGCCGGAGACCCCACGGAGAAGCTGTTTGCCATCCGCACGGTCATCAgcaag ttccagcccctgcccgtGGGCCCGAtgccccctgccacccccaagTATGCCTACGGCCGGGTGGATCTGCACAAG CATGCTGATCTCCTGGACGTCCTGCATGTCCTGTCCCCCTCCGGGCCCATCCGCAGCCAGTTCCCCCTCACCTTCGAGGCCATAAAGCAG gccCATGGCTTTGTGCTGTACCACACGCAGCTGCCCCGCGAcgtcccggccccggccccgctgagTGCTCCTCCCCACGGCGTCCGCGACCGCGGCTACGTGATGCTGCAGAAG GAGTACCAGGGGACGCTGGAGCGGGACGGGCAGACCACGCTGCGTGTGAccggcagggcaggggacgCGCTGGACGTGCTCGTGGAGAACATGGGCAGGCTCAGCTTCGGGGCCAACTTCAGCGACTTCAAG GGCTTGCTGGGGAACCTCTCCTTGGACTCCAGCCCGCTCAGCACCTGGCTCATCTACCCCCTGGCCATAGACGCTGCCGtccagcagggctggccccaCGCTGCCCTGCCACAATCAAGCGGTAGGGGCAGATCGGGGCCAGCCTTCTACACCGGGACCTTTGAGACCCCTGGCATTGCCTGGGACACCTTTGTGAAGTTCCCAGGTTGGAGCAAG GGCCAGCTGTGGATAAACGGCTTCAACCTGGGCCGGTACTGGCCCCGCCGTGGGCCCCAGCAGACCCTCTTTGTGCCTGGCTCAGTCCTGCGTGTTGGCTGCCCCAACAACATCAcggtgctggagctggagggagCACCTTCCacccccttcctgctcttcctcGACCAACCCCTTCTCAACAAGaccctcagccccagcacctggACTGCAGAATAA
- the LOC125183764 gene encoding protein mono-ADP-ribosyltransferase PARP15-like, giving the protein MFMTFKPVAKYLHSQEEAASDTKTYDAENMPSQVILMEVPVRMVSVQIERVQNPFLRKIYQIKKHQMAEKNVSGDDEKLLFHGTAANFGNGMNFAVNASYSAHDAYSKPDVDGKKYMYVARVLVGECSQGTRGSITPAAKSASNSMDLFESSTDNGNNPSMFIIFNDIQAYPEYLITFTT; this is encoded by the exons ATGTTTATGACCTTCAAACCTGTTGCAAAATATCTCCACTCTCAAGAAGAAGCTGCTTCTGACACCAAGACTTACGATGCTGAAAACATGCCAAGTCAGGTGATTTTAATGGAAGTGCCTGTGCGTATGGTCTCTGTTCAG ATTGAAAGGGTACAGAACCCATTTTTGCGGAAGATCTACCAAATAAAAAAGCATCAAATGGCTGAGAAAAATGTCAGTGGAGATGACGAGAAGCTTTTGTTTCATGGGACAG CTGCAAACTTTGGAAATGGAATGAACTTTGCTGTTAATGCCAGCTATTCTGCCCATGACGCCTATTCTAAACCAGATGTGGATGGAAAGAAGTACATGTACGTGGCTCGAGTACTTGTTGGAGAATGTTCTCAAGGGACAAGAGGATCAATTACTCCAGCAGCAAAAAGTGCTAGCAACTCCATGGATCTGTTTGAGAGTTCAACTGATAATGGAAACAATCCATCCATGTTTATCATATTTAATGACATTCAAGCTTACCCAGAATACCTTATCACTTTCACTACATGA
- the STK16 gene encoding serine/threonine-protein kinase 16 isoform X2, with the protein MGQALGFSCVDLVEGLRDGRLYALKRIVCHDGEDRQAALREAEMHGLVRHPNVLRLEAHCLVEKGAKHEAWLLLPYVKGGTLWGEVEALREKGAFMPEQRVLLILHGICCGLQAIHSKGYAHRDLKPTNVLLDEDDRPVLMDLGSMNRARIEVTSSREAVAVQDWAAQRCTISYRAPELFTVPSQCVIDERTDIWSLGCVLYCMMFGEGPYDMVFQKGDSVALAVQNPIAVPPSSRYSAALRRLLSSMMTVNPQERPSIDEVLQQLEGLQPAPAGQVTTCI; encoded by the exons ATGGGGCAGGCGCT GGGCTTCAGCTGCGTGGACCTGGTGGAGGGGCTGCGTGACGGGCGGCTGTACGCCCTGAAGCGCATCGTGTGCCACGACGGGGAGGACCGGCAGGCCGCCCTGCGCGAGGCGGAGATGCACGGCCTCGTGCGGCACCCCAACGTCCTGCGGCTGGAGGCCCACTGCCTGGTGGAGAAGGGCGCCAAGCACGaggcctggctgctgctgccctacgTCAAG GGGGGGACCCTCTGGGGCGAGGTGGAGGCGCTGCGAGAGAAAGGGGCCTTCATGCCGGAGCAGCGCgtcctcctcatcctccacGGCATCTGCTGCGGGCTGCAGGCCATCCACAGCAAGGGCTACGCGCACAG GGACCTCAAACCCACCAACGTGCTGCTGGATGAGGACGACCGGCCCGTGCTGATGGACCTGGGCTCCATGAACCGGGCCCGCATCGAAGTCACCAGCTCCCGGGAGGCCGTGGCCGTGCAG gACTGGGCCGCCCAGCGCTGCACCATCTCCTACCGAGCCCCGGAGCTCTTCACGGTGCCCAGCCAGTGCGTCATAGACGAGCGCACGGATATTTGG TCCCTAGGCTGCGTGCTGTACTGCATGATGTTCGGGGAGGGCCCCTACGACATGGTCTTCCAGAAGGGTGACAGCGTTGCTCTGGCGGTGCAGAACCCCATCGCCGTGCCCCCATCTTCCAG GTACTCGGCCGCCCTGCGCCGCCTGCTCTCCTCCATGATGACGGTGAACCCCCAGGAGCGGCCCAGCATCGACgaggtcctgcagcagctggaggggctgcagcccgCGCCGGCCGGCCAGGTCACCACGTGCATCTGA
- the GLB1L gene encoding beta-galactosidase-1-like protein isoform X2, producing MGLPGLALLLAAGLLHAQPTAPPRSFQLDYEQDCFRKDGAPFRYVSGSIHYARVPRPAWRDRLLKMYMSGLNAVQVYVPWNYHEPLPGVYDFSGDRDVEAFLDLTAELGLLVILRPGPYICAEWEMGGLPAWLLWKSDIVLRSSDPAFLAAVDSWLHVLLPKIKPRLYQHGGNIISVQVENEYGSYYACDYDYLRHLLGSFRALLGGEALLFTTDGARAEELRCGTLQGLYATVDFGPDSNVTEAFGAQRSIEPRGPLVNSEYYTGWLDYWGGAHASTSAAQVARGLADMLRLGANVNMYMFHGGTNFAYWSGADLKAQYKPVTTSYDYDAPLSEAGDPTEKLFAIRTVISKFQPLPVGPMPPATPKYAYGRVDLHKHADLLDVLHVLSPSGPIRSQFPLTFEAIKQAHGFVLYHTQLPRDVPAPAPLSAPPHGVRDRGYVMLQKEYQGTLERDGQTTLRVTGRAGDALDVLVENMGRLSFGANFSDFKGLLGNLSLDSSPLSTWLIYPLAIDAAVQPSTPGPLRPLALPGTPL from the exons ATGGGGCTGCCGGGCCtcgccctgctgctggctgcggggctgctgcaCGCCCAG CCCaccgccccgccgcgctcctTCCAGCTGGACTACGAGCAGGACTGCTTCCGCAAGGACGGCGCCCCTTTTCGCTACGTCTCGGGCAGCATCCACTACGCCCGCGTCCCGCGCCCCGCCTGGCGCGACCGGCTGCTCAAGATGTACATGAGCGGGCTCAACGCCGTGCAGGT CTACGTGCCCTGGAACTACCACGAGCCGCTGCCGGGGGTGTACGACTTCTCCGGGGACCGGGACGTGGAAGCTTTCCTGGACCTGACAGCGGAGCTGGGGCTCCTGGTGATCCTGCGGCCGGGGCCCTACATCTGTGCCGAGTGGGAGATG GGCGGcctgcctgcctggctgctgtggAAATCAGACATCGTCCTGCGCTCCTCCGACCCCG CCTTCCTGGCAGCCGTCGACTCCTGGCTCCACGTCCTGCTCCCCAAGATCAAGCCTCGGCTCTACCAGCACGGGGGGAACATCATCAGCGTGCAG GTGGAGAACGAATACGGGAGCTACTACGCCTGCGACTACGACTACCTGCGGCACCTGCTGGGCTCCTTCCGAGCGCTGCTGGGCGGCGAGGCGCTGCTCTTCACCACCGACGGCGCGCGGGCGGAGGAGCTGCGTTGCGGCACCCTGCAGGGGCTCTACGCCACCGTCGACTTCGGGCCAG ACTCCAACGTGACGGAGGCGTTCGGCGCGCAGCGCAGCATCGAGCCGAGGGGGCCCCTG GTGAACTCCGAGTACTACACGGGCTGGCTGGACTACTGGGGGGGCGCGCACGCCAGCACCAGCGCCGCGCAGGTGGCCCGGGGGCTCGCCGACATGCTGCGGCTGGGAGCCAATGTCAACAT GTACATGTTCCACGGGGGCACCAACTTCGCCTACTGGAGCG GTGCTGACTTAAAGGCCCAGTACAAACCAGTGACCACCAGTTACGACTACGATGCACCACTCTCAGAGGCCGGAGACCCCACGGAGAAGCTGTTTGCCATCCGCACGGTCATCAgcaag ttccagcccctgcccgtGGGCCCGAtgccccctgccacccccaagTATGCCTACGGCCGGGTGGATCTGCACAAG CATGCTGATCTCCTGGACGTCCTGCATGTCCTGTCCCCCTCCGGGCCCATCCGCAGCCAGTTCCCCCTCACCTTCGAGGCCATAAAGCAG gccCATGGCTTTGTGCTGTACCACACGCAGCTGCCCCGCGAcgtcccggccccggccccgctgagTGCTCCTCCCCACGGCGTCCGCGACCGCGGCTACGTGATGCTGCAGAAG GAGTACCAGGGGACGCTGGAGCGGGACGGGCAGACCACGCTGCGTGTGAccggcagggcaggggacgCGCTGGACGTGCTCGTGGAGAACATGGGCAGGCTCAGCTTCGGGGCCAACTTCAGCGACTTCAAG GGCTTGCTGGGGAACCTCTCCTTGGACTCCAGCCCGCTCAGCACCTGGCTCATCTACCCCCTGGCCATAGACGCTGCCGt CCAGCCTTCTACACCGGGACCTTTGAGACCCCTGGCATTGCCTGGGACACCTTTGTGA